One window of the Camarhynchus parvulus chromosome 2, STF_HiC, whole genome shotgun sequence genome contains the following:
- the LOC115901383 gene encoding ovalbumin-like, giving the protein MGSISAANAEFCFDVFKEVKLHHPNDNIFYCPLSMIAALAMVYLGARNNTEYQMEKVLHFDKIAGLGSIQTKCGKSMNIHLLFKEILSDITAPEANYSLHIANRLYAEKTSQILPIYLKCVKKLYRSRLETVNFKTASNQARQRINSWVKNQTKGQIQDFLEPSSVNPQTVLVLVNAIYFKGKWKTPFKEEHTEEVPFNVTEQESRPVQMMRQNSTFRVGRVAEDKIKVLELPYASGELSLLVLLPDDISGLAQLENKISFEKLAEWTSSEVMEKKRVKVYLPRMKIEEKYNLTSVLTSLGMTDLFSPSANLSGISAAESLRVSEAIHEAYMEVTEEGTEEGTGSADDTEDIQYSSEFEEFRADHPFLFLIKHNPSNLILFFGRYCYP; this is encoded by the exons ATGGGCTCCATCAGTGCAgcaaatgcagaattttgttttgatgTATTCAAAGAGGTGAAACTTCACCACCCCAATGACAACATCTTTTATTGCCCCCTGAGCATGATTGCAGCCTTGGCCATGGTCTATCTGGGAGCAAGAAATAACACTGAGTATCAGATGGAGAAG GTTCTTCACTTTGACAAAATTGCAGGACTCGGAAGTATCCAGACCAAG TGCGGCAAGTCGATGAATATCCACCTACTGTTTAAAGAAATTCTCTCTGATATCACTGCACCAGAAGCCAATTATTCACTGCACATTGCCAACAGACTCTATGCTGAAAAGACAAGTCAGATCCTACCG ATCTACTTAAAATGTGTGAAGAAGCTGTACAGATCTCGTCTAGAAACGGTCAACTTCAAAACAGCATCAAATCAAGCCAGACAGCGCATTAATTCCTGGGTGAAGAATCAGACAAAGG gaCAGATCCAGGATTTCCTTGAACCAAGCTCTGTTAATCCTCAGACTGTGCTGGTCCTTGTGAATGCCATTTACTTCAAAGGGAAATGGAAGACCCCATTTAAAGAAGAACACACTGAGGAAGTGCCCTTCAATGTGACAGAG caaGAGAGCAGACCTGTGCAAATGATGCGTCAGAACAGCACCTTCAGAGTGGGAAGAGTGGCTGAAGACAAAATCAAGGTCCTGGAGCTTCCATACGCCAGTGGAGAGCTGAGCctgttggtgctgctgcctgatgACATCTCTGGCCTGGCACAG CTTGAGAACAAAATCAGCTTTGAAAAACTTGCTGAGTGGACCAGTTCCGAGGTGATGGAAAAGAAGAGAGTAAAAGTGTACCTCCCACGCATGAAGATTGAGGAGAAATATAACCTCACATCTGTCCTGACATCCTTGGGTATGACCGACCTGTTCAGCCCCTCTGCCAACCTCTCTGGcatctctgcagcagagagCCTGAGGGTATCTGAGGCCATCCACGAGGCATACATGGAAGTCACTGAAGAGGGCACTGAGGAGGGCACTGGCTCAGCAGATGACACAGAAGACATCCAATATTCCTCTGAGTTTGAAGAGTTTAGGGCTGACCACCCATTCCTTTTCTTGATCAAACACAATCCAAGCAACCTGATCCTCTTCTTTGGTAGATATTGTTATCCCTAA